A window of the Paenibacillus woosongensis genome harbors these coding sequences:
- a CDS encoding electron transfer flavoprotein subunit alpha/FixB family protein gives MSKHYVVIAEVRSEQLRQVSLEAIEAARLSAHEGDTISALLLGHNLSEQVSQLSRYVSGQVHVLDHPDLEHYLAERYCSAIIPVLESLEPYAIVLGHTAMGRDLAPMLAAHFQAGQISDVTAIHRNGSELLFTRPVYAGKAFEQKRFIDGRHIITVRPNNIPPAAEAGSPGEIVQHAYTAPVNLRTIIKDVITKASGRVDLAEAQIVVSGGRGVKSAEGFKPLEQLAEVLGGAVGASRGACDAGYCDYALQIGQTGKVVTPQIYIACGISGAIQHLAGMSQSRIIIAINKDPEAPIFKIADYGIVGDLFEVVPLLTEEFRKALA, from the coding sequence ATGAGCAAACATTATGTGGTCATCGCGGAGGTGCGCAGCGAGCAGCTCCGCCAGGTCAGCCTGGAGGCGATCGAAGCGGCGCGGCTCTCCGCCCATGAAGGCGATACGATCTCCGCCCTGCTTCTCGGGCATAATTTGTCCGAGCAAGTCAGCCAGCTGTCCCGATACGTATCCGGACAAGTGCATGTCTTGGATCATCCTGATTTGGAGCATTATTTAGCCGAAAGATATTGCTCCGCCATCATTCCCGTCCTGGAGTCCTTGGAGCCCTACGCCATTGTCCTTGGCCATACTGCGATGGGGCGGGATCTCGCCCCCATGCTGGCCGCCCACTTTCAGGCCGGGCAAATCTCCGATGTGACGGCCATACACAGAAACGGCTCCGAGCTTCTTTTTACACGGCCTGTTTATGCGGGTAAAGCCTTCGAACAGAAGCGATTCATCGACGGTCGGCATATTATCACTGTACGGCCCAACAACATCCCCCCCGCCGCGGAAGCCGGCTCCCCTGGGGAAATTGTTCAGCATGCTTACACAGCTCCCGTCAATCTTAGAACTATAATTAAAGACGTCATTACCAAAGCATCGGGTCGGGTCGATTTGGCCGAAGCGCAAATCGTCGTCTCCGGCGGCCGCGGCGTGAAGAGCGCGGAAGGCTTTAAGCCGCTCGAACAGCTTGCCGAGGTGCTGGGCGGAGCAGTCGGCGCTTCGCGCGGGGCATGTGATGCCGGATATTGCGATTACGCGCTGCAAATCGGCCAAACCGGCAAAGTCGTCACGCCACAAATTTACATCGCGTGCGGAATAAGCGGTGCCATCCAGCATTTAGCGGGCATGAGCCAATCCCGGATCATTATCGCCATCAATAAAGACCCGGAAGCCCCGATTTTCAAAATAGCGGATTACGGGATCGTCGGTGATTTATTCGAGGTAGTTCCCCTTTTAACGGAAGAATTCCGCAAAGCGCTCGCTTGA
- a CDS encoding DMT family transporter: protein MNNNWIKVVIAAFFEVFWVIGLKHADDFWTWAGTVISIIVSFYLMIMAGKKLPVGTVYAVFVGLGTAGTVFSDIVFFGEPFKLAKLILIVVLLAGVMGLKLVTNDKGIEGVES from the coding sequence ATGAATAACAACTGGATCAAAGTAGTTATTGCTGCTTTTTTTGAAGTTTTTTGGGTTATTGGATTAAAACATGCAGATGACTTTTGGACTTGGGCTGGTACAGTTATTTCCATTATTGTTAGTTTTTATTTAATGATTATGGCTGGCAAAAAACTGCCTGTTGGAACTGTATATGCAGTTTTTGTTGGGCTAGGTACAGCGGGAACTGTCTTTTCAGATATCGTATTCTTTGGTGAACCATTTAAATTAGCAAAATTAATTTTAATTGTGGTTTTATTAGCAGGGGTCATGGGCTTGAAATTAGTTACTAATGACAAAGGTATAGAAGGGGTTGAATCTTAA
- a CDS encoding electron transfer flavoprotein subunit beta/FixA family protein: MNIFVLLKQTFDTEEKIVIQGGEISEDGVKFIINPYDEYAVEEALRLKELHGGQVTVISIGPPRSAEALRTALAMGADEAVLISDERIPADEYSLSVVLAAYLYKVTADVVLGGNFSVDQGSGQVAVRLAQLLNLPHVSSVTKLDIADGKAKVLRDAEGDAETIEVALPALFTAQQGLNEPRYPSLPGIMKAKKKPFHQLGLSELGLSDAEIAPRTERISLSLPPQRQAGQILQGELKEQAAQLVSLLRSEDKAI, from the coding sequence ATGAACATTTTCGTGCTTTTGAAGCAAACCTTCGATACCGAGGAGAAAATCGTGATTCAAGGCGGGGAAATCTCCGAGGATGGCGTCAAGTTCATCATTAATCCTTACGACGAGTACGCGGTAGAAGAGGCGCTTCGCCTAAAGGAGCTGCATGGCGGCCAGGTCACTGTCATTTCCATCGGCCCGCCAAGGTCTGCCGAGGCGCTGCGAACCGCCCTGGCCATGGGCGCAGATGAGGCGGTGCTGATCTCGGATGAGCGAATTCCAGCAGACGAATATAGCCTATCGGTCGTGCTCGCCGCGTATTTGTACAAAGTAACCGCCGATGTTGTGCTCGGCGGCAATTTTTCCGTGGATCAGGGGTCGGGGCAAGTCGCCGTCCGTTTGGCCCAGCTGCTCAATCTTCCCCACGTCTCCTCGGTCACAAAGCTGGATATCGCTGACGGCAAAGCGAAAGTGCTCCGGGATGCGGAAGGCGACGCCGAGACGATCGAGGTCGCCCTGCCTGCCCTGTTTACGGCGCAGCAAGGATTGAACGAACCCCGCTACCCTTCCCTGCCCGGTATTATGAAAGCGAAGAAGAAGCCTTTTCACCAGCTTGGACTAAGTGAGCTAGGCTTGTCGGATGCGGAAATCGCCCCCCGCACGGAGCGAATCTCCCTGTCTCTGCCTCCACAGAGACAGGCCGGACAAATTCTGCAGGGCGAGCTGAAGGAACAGGCCGCACAGCTGGTATCCCTGCTGCGTTCCGAAGACAAAGCGATTTAA
- a CDS encoding ABC transporter substrate-binding protein yields MLTEERYLTLLNEYIARDIPAGSVMDKEITLNELTKLFHCTERNVKLIVRKLEEEKLIVWHPGRGRGNRSRIEFRVPRDEFLLQYAQRLADKGEYRTAFEVLNQYEEDQVVLDQFMKWLNGQFGYSEEENSNSAGCIDLFRLPVYRAPLTLDPANLFHSFDAHLTRQIFDRLVQYESDENSKVVPMLAHHWESNDDGTQWVFHLRKGVRFHHKRELTAHDVVFTFNRLRNRSMNEWLLFTMDRVEALNPITVKIVLKQPNWLLPRMLCSACAAILPADLVSENEEMFWRMPIGTGAFRLTHWSSNLINLSVNTEYFLGRAYLDAVSIVILPEEVPGSSRLRWEKLIDNEARFPSKPEKDWNQIEGLEKICSLISWNRNKPGPQQSLSFRQAVNLIIDRRQLIQDVERGAPARGFLPREERLASSAFRYDRNAALQLLQESGYDGTPLNLVTTIQQSEDASWFAEQCASVGINVQINYVSFNVCSDEDISAEADCILASLAFADDEVCQLETYLQSQGFIYNHMEHNLRKWIFGITEEILATASIEARSALFQQIEFRLQDEAQFLFLVHRKINTYVHPSIRGIGINRLGWMDFKDIWLTSPICDCDE; encoded by the coding sequence ATGCTTACAGAAGAACGTTATTTGACACTATTGAATGAATATATCGCGAGGGATATCCCGGCTGGCTCTGTCATGGACAAGGAAATCACTTTAAACGAATTGACCAAGCTGTTTCATTGCACAGAGAGGAATGTCAAGCTGATCGTTCGCAAGCTCGAAGAGGAAAAGCTCATTGTATGGCACCCTGGACGAGGACGCGGCAACCGCTCGCGGATCGAGTTCCGCGTCCCGCGAGACGAGTTTCTTCTTCAATATGCACAGCGCCTGGCCGACAAAGGCGAATACCGGACCGCGTTTGAGGTGCTGAATCAGTATGAGGAGGACCAGGTGGTTCTCGATCAGTTCATGAAGTGGCTCAATGGCCAGTTTGGCTACAGCGAAGAGGAAAATTCCAATTCAGCAGGCTGCATCGATTTGTTCCGCTTGCCGGTATACCGCGCCCCGCTGACGCTTGATCCCGCCAATCTGTTCCATAGCTTTGACGCTCATCTCACACGACAAATATTCGATCGGCTCGTGCAATACGAATCCGATGAAAATTCGAAGGTTGTACCGATGCTCGCCCATCATTGGGAGAGCAATGATGATGGAACACAGTGGGTTTTTCACCTCCGAAAAGGCGTGCGTTTCCACCATAAACGCGAGTTGACTGCTCATGACGTCGTATTTACCTTTAATCGGCTTCGGAATCGCTCAATGAACGAATGGCTGCTTTTTACAATGGACCGCGTTGAGGCGCTGAACCCGATTACGGTCAAAATCGTTCTGAAGCAGCCCAATTGGCTGCTCCCGCGTATGCTCTGCTCCGCATGCGCGGCGATTTTACCCGCAGATTTGGTTAGCGAGAATGAAGAGATGTTCTGGAGGATGCCTATCGGAACGGGCGCCTTTCGGCTGACGCATTGGAGCTCGAACCTTATCAACCTTTCCGTGAACACCGAGTATTTCCTAGGGAGGGCTTACCTGGATGCGGTGAGTATCGTCATCCTTCCCGAAGAGGTCCCCGGTTCTTCCCGGCTGAGATGGGAGAAGCTTATCGACAACGAGGCACGGTTTCCAAGCAAACCGGAGAAGGATTGGAACCAAATCGAGGGCTTGGAGAAAATTTGCAGCCTAATTAGCTGGAACCGCAACAAACCAGGCCCGCAGCAGTCCTTATCCTTCCGACAGGCCGTCAATCTCATTATCGACCGGAGGCAGCTGATTCAAGATGTAGAGCGAGGCGCTCCTGCCCGAGGTTTCTTGCCCCGCGAGGAACGCCTCGCCAGCAGCGCATTCCGGTATGACCGGAACGCCGCCCTGCAGCTGCTCCAGGAATCCGGCTATGACGGAACCCCACTTAACCTGGTTACGACCATTCAACAGAGCGAGGATGCCAGCTGGTTTGCGGAGCAATGCGCTTCAGTCGGTATTAATGTCCAAATAAATTATGTTTCGTTCAACGTGTGTAGCGACGAGGATATCAGCGCGGAAGCCGACTGCATATTGGCCTCCCTTGCCTTCGCAGATGATGAGGTGTGCCAGTTGGAAACTTACCTTCAAAGCCAAGGCTTTATATATAACCATATGGAGCACAATTTGCGTAAATGGATATTTGGGATCACCGAGGAAATTTTGGCGACGGCCTCCATCGAAGCGCGCAGTGCTCTTTTTCAGCAAATCGAGTTCCGGCTGCAGGACGAAGCTCAATTTTTATTTCTCGTTCACCGCAAAATCAATACCTATGTTCACCCCTCCATCCGCGGAATCGGCATTAACCGCCTGGGCTGGATGGATTTCAAGGACATCTGGCTGACCTCGCCAATATGTGATTGCGACGAATAA
- a CDS encoding TetR/AcrR family transcriptional regulator, translating to MTSRKQEKFEMILDAAQKVIAENGFHGSQVSKIAKEAGVADGTIYLYFKKKEDILISLFEDRLGKLVDRFNSSIQETDTAEQALRKVCEIHFTELENNVDLAYVTQIELRQSSIELRKAIGLSVKPYIQLIEHIVQKGIHEKSFRPELDPKLTRHLIFGAMDEVVTSWLISGRKYSLSAQVDKTVDFFLKALIS from the coding sequence ATGACAAGTAGAAAACAGGAAAAATTTGAAATGATTTTGGATGCGGCGCAGAAAGTCATTGCCGAGAATGGGTTTCACGGGTCTCAGGTGTCCAAAATCGCGAAGGAGGCCGGAGTAGCGGACGGTACGATTTATTTATATTTCAAGAAGAAGGAAGATATCCTTATCTCTTTGTTTGAGGATCGCCTGGGCAAGCTGGTCGACAGATTCAACAGCAGCATTCAGGAGACCGATACGGCGGAGCAGGCGCTGCGCAAAGTATGCGAGATCCATTTCACCGAACTGGAGAACAACGTCGATCTCGCCTACGTTACCCAAATCGAGCTCCGGCAGAGCTCCATTGAGCTGCGCAAGGCGATTGGCTTATCCGTGAAGCCCTATATTCAGCTGATTGAGCATATTGTACAGAAGGGGATTCATGAGAAATCGTTCCGTCCCGAGCTTGATCCCAAGCTTACGCGCCACCTGATCTTCGGCGCAATGGACGAGGTCGTGACCTCGTGGCTTATTTCCGGGAGGAAATATTCCCTCTCCGCCCAGGTTGACAAGACGGTCGATTTCTTCCTCAAGGCCTTGATTTCGTAG
- a CDS encoding DUF4062 domain-containing protein, which produces MARTKVFISSVNEDGLKPLRRAAFRELVSLGHDPLMWEENLGPWPAHIDSIKKCLEAVEACDIYLLFLGSKSGTYNAASGITVTHMEFIKAHEKGKLILVFADTEIKSVFFTIIKPLIDQFIDQYINDEERFPSPLHIMDFLSANHTIPSNVEPYVWYFLYDMTLRKIYIDDLSLGVPIDWKAYFSDLLRRGSLLLPLEQSIEQTSFRLEQFDEAVDLLYQLIPQLEITGLQQSEEFLEIIRSRMAGGRIEHSYGSYVAETVGFYGECCAATLYRQEDDCLRLIAKVGSAAGAACYKLDDHSSYNVLTYHMGDQEEQVFFKASKNMFYYCMRTGNLVLTLHFPADPDWDYKKFIHYKEAANDAIISKNPLMIEFIKLILGGMQS; this is translated from the coding sequence GTGGCGAGAACTAAAGTGTTCATTAGCTCCGTAAATGAAGATGGCCTGAAACCGCTTCGCCGAGCTGCTTTCCGCGAGCTGGTGTCCCTTGGTCATGATCCTCTGATGTGGGAGGAAAATCTAGGTCCTTGGCCAGCCCATATCGATTCAATCAAGAAATGCCTTGAAGCGGTTGAGGCATGCGATATTTATTTGCTGTTCCTGGGGAGCAAATCGGGAACTTATAATGCTGCGTCCGGAATCACGGTAACGCATATGGAATTTATCAAGGCGCATGAGAAGGGCAAGCTTATTCTCGTATTTGCGGATACGGAGATCAAATCCGTTTTTTTCACCATAATCAAACCGCTGATCGATCAGTTCATCGACCAATACATTAATGACGAGGAACGTTTCCCTTCCCCATTACATATTATGGATTTCCTTAGCGCAAATCATACCATCCCTTCCAACGTTGAGCCTTATGTATGGTATTTTCTATACGACATGACCCTCCGCAAAATATACATCGACGATTTGTCACTGGGCGTACCGATCGACTGGAAGGCTTATTTCAGCGATTTGCTCCGCCGCGGTTCGCTGCTCCTGCCCCTCGAACAATCCATAGAGCAGACTAGCTTCAGGCTTGAGCAATTCGACGAAGCGGTCGATTTGCTGTACCAGCTTATCCCGCAGCTCGAAATTACGGGCCTGCAGCAAAGCGAGGAATTTCTGGAGATCATCAGGTCGCGAATGGCCGGCGGTCGCATTGAGCACAGCTACGGCTCCTATGTTGCAGAGACCGTTGGGTTTTACGGAGAATGCTGCGCGGCTACCTTATATCGGCAGGAGGATGATTGTCTCCGGTTAATTGCCAAGGTAGGCAGCGCGGCAGGGGCAGCTTGCTACAAGCTCGACGATCATAGCTCCTATAACGTGCTTACGTATCATATGGGAGATCAAGAGGAGCAGGTATTTTTCAAAGCGTCGAAGAACATGTTTTATTATTGCATGCGAACGGGTAACTTAGTACTGACCCTTCATTTTCCGGCCGACCCGGATTGGGATTATAAGAAATTCATCCACTACAAAGAAGCCGCAAACGATGCTATAATTAGTAAAAATCCTTTGATGATCGAGTTTATCAAGCTGATTCTAGGAGGGATGCAGTCGTGA
- a CDS encoding nitroreductase family protein, translating into MSQFLDEIKVRRSVYAISKEEVISDQRVEEIVAEAVLHTPSSFNSQSARVVVLFGEQHDKLWDITKETLRAIVPADSFGPTEEKMAAFRSGRGTVLFFEDQEVIQGLQEQFALYKDNFPVWSEQSSGMLQFVVWTALANEGVGASLQHYNPLIDEKIQQEWNIPASWKLIGQMPFGKPVAEPGEKPFNPIESRMKVFK; encoded by the coding sequence ATGAGCCAATTTTTGGACGAGATCAAAGTAAGACGCAGTGTGTACGCTATTAGCAAGGAAGAGGTTATTTCCGATCAACGTGTAGAAGAAATCGTTGCCGAGGCCGTACTGCACACGCCGTCATCCTTCAACTCGCAAAGCGCGCGCGTAGTCGTTCTGTTCGGTGAGCAGCACGACAAGCTGTGGGATATTACGAAAGAAACGCTGAGAGCGATCGTGCCGGCGGACAGCTTCGGACCGACCGAAGAGAAGATGGCTGCATTCCGCAGCGGCCGCGGAACAGTACTCTTCTTTGAGGATCAAGAAGTCATTCAAGGGCTTCAAGAACAATTCGCGCTGTACAAAGACAATTTCCCAGTGTGGTCCGAGCAATCTTCGGGCATGCTGCAATTCGTAGTATGGACAGCCCTGGCTAACGAAGGCGTTGGCGCTTCGCTGCAGCACTATAATCCGCTGATCGACGAGAAGATTCAGCAGGAATGGAATATTCCGGCTTCCTGGAAGCTGATCGGGCAAATGCCGTTCGGCAAGCCGGTAGCCGAGCCGGGAGAGAAGCCATTCAATCCGATTGAAAGCCGGATGAAAGTATTTAAATAA
- a CDS encoding DMT family transporter: MFGVSMINKLHKDRSWQSIALLILGFGASFLFLAYAMETLPMGTAYAIWTGIGASGGAILGMLLYGESKDWKRIFFIAMVLGAAIGLKLVS, translated from the coding sequence ATGTTTGGTGTTTCCATGATAAATAAATTGCATAAAGATCGTAGCTGGCAGTCAATAGCGCTGTTAATTCTTGGATTTGGAGCAAGCTTTCTATTTCTTGCTTATGCAATGGAAACCTTACCTATGGGGACCGCGTATGCAATTTGGACAGGAATTGGTGCATCTGGCGGAGCGATATTAGGAATGTTGCTATATGGCGAGTCAAAAGACTGGAAAAGAATTTTTTTTATAGCTATGGTATTAGGAGCTGCTATTGGTTTAAAGCTAGTCTCGTAA
- a CDS encoding (Fe-S)-binding protein, whose translation MTWQLINLVLFLTATGLGLYLFAVVVHRRYSYLRLGKSTEPRKRGMGRAAEYLSEVFGQKKLLKDLRSGLMHIVIFYGFIILQFGALDLIVKGLAKGRHLPLPAYESFVLLQEITVLLILLAMGYASYRRYGEKLARLKRGWKPSIVVIFIYSLMLTILLSLAFERLWLGLEPSGYAPTSSLIAAALARIPQSSAAYFFYLFWWLHLLILLSFLVYVPQSKHFHIITAPINLWLRRSDPPGRLKKLDLEDEEAESFGAGRIEDFTQKQMLDFYACVECGRCTNACPASNTGKPLSPMHLITKLRDHLQEKGKVITGKSPHVPAFANSMHGAHALEFAPAAESLQPAWCDKAGITNIAPTMDWHKATWRLQNESSPKDVALIGGVMTEEEIWSCTTCRNCEDQCPVGNEHVDKIIDLRRHLVLMEGRLPQEGQRAMTNIERQGNPWGLSRTDRANWTGEVEGISIPTVRENPEFEYLFFVGSMGSYDQRSRKISRAFVRLLHEAGVSFAILGNEERNSGDTPRRLGNELLYQQLCQENIDTFRKYGVRKIVTACPHTFNTLKNEYPDFGLEEVDVLHHTQLLSRLVTEGRLVPRHEVNERITYHDSCYLGRYNNVYEEPRAVLRAIPGVQLVEMERSRENGMCCGAGGGLMWMEENSGKRVNVARTEQALKVNPSLISTACPYCLTMLEDGTKLKEADDTVKTKDVAEILALSVFGSDTAVTGQPEMIIVPERSI comes from the coding sequence ATGACGTGGCAGCTCATTAACTTGGTTTTATTTCTGACGGCAACCGGGCTCGGCCTATATTTGTTCGCGGTCGTTGTCCATCGCCGTTACAGCTATCTGCGGCTCGGAAAAAGCACTGAGCCGCGAAAACGCGGCATGGGCAGGGCGGCTGAATATTTGTCCGAGGTATTCGGCCAAAAGAAGCTGCTGAAGGACCTGCGCAGCGGCCTGATGCATATCGTCATTTTTTACGGATTCATTATTTTGCAGTTCGGCGCCTTGGATCTGATTGTCAAAGGACTGGCCAAAGGCAGGCATTTGCCCCTTCCAGCCTACGAGTCCTTCGTCCTGCTGCAGGAGATTACAGTTCTGCTCATTTTGCTGGCAATGGGTTATGCTTCTTATCGCCGTTACGGCGAGAAGCTGGCCCGGCTGAAAAGGGGCTGGAAGCCCAGTATCGTCGTTATATTCATCTATTCGCTCATGTTGACCATTCTGTTATCGCTCGCCTTCGAACGGCTTTGGCTCGGGCTGGAGCCATCCGGCTACGCCCCCACTTCCTCATTAATCGCAGCAGCGCTTGCCAGGATACCGCAATCTTCCGCAGCTTACTTCTTTTACCTGTTCTGGTGGCTGCATTTACTCATACTGCTATCCTTCTTAGTTTACGTACCCCAATCGAAGCATTTTCACATTATTACTGCACCGATTAACCTATGGCTGCGCCGCAGCGACCCCCCCGGGCGCTTGAAGAAGCTGGATCTCGAAGATGAAGAGGCCGAGAGCTTCGGCGCCGGCAGGATCGAGGATTTCACGCAAAAGCAGATGCTCGACTTCTACGCCTGCGTGGAGTGCGGCCGCTGCACGAACGCCTGCCCAGCATCGAATACCGGCAAGCCATTGTCGCCAATGCATCTAATCACGAAGCTGCGCGATCATTTACAGGAGAAAGGGAAAGTGATTACCGGGAAATCACCCCATGTGCCAGCTTTCGCCAATTCCATGCACGGCGCTCATGCCCTTGAGTTTGCGCCCGCAGCTGAATCTCTTCAGCCAGCTTGGTGCGACAAGGCCGGTATAACCAATATCGCGCCTACGATGGATTGGCATAAAGCCACCTGGAGGCTTCAGAATGAATCATCTCCCAAGGATGTCGCCCTGATCGGCGGAGTGATGACGGAGGAGGAAATTTGGTCCTGCACGACCTGCCGGAACTGTGAGGATCAGTGTCCTGTCGGCAATGAGCACGTTGATAAAATCATCGATTTGCGCCGCCATCTCGTTCTCATGGAAGGCCGTCTCCCGCAGGAAGGACAACGTGCAATGACGAACATCGAACGCCAGGGAAATCCGTGGGGGCTTAGCCGTACCGACCGGGCGAACTGGACGGGAGAGGTGGAGGGAATTTCCATCCCTACGGTCCGGGAGAATCCGGAGTTCGAATATTTGTTTTTCGTCGGGTCGATGGGCTCTTATGATCAGCGCAGCCGCAAAATATCGAGAGCCTTCGTCCGTCTCCTGCACGAAGCCGGTGTGAGCTTTGCGATTCTCGGCAATGAGGAGAGGAATTCCGGCGATACGCCGCGGCGGCTAGGCAATGAGCTTCTGTATCAACAGCTGTGCCAGGAGAATATCGATACCTTCCGCAAGTATGGCGTACGCAAAATCGTGACCGCCTGTCCGCATACGTTCAATACGCTGAAGAACGAATATCCCGATTTCGGGCTGGAGGAGGTGGATGTGCTGCATCATACACAGCTGCTGAGCCGGCTGGTGACGGAGGGGCGGCTGGTCCCGAGACATGAAGTAAACGAACGAATTACTTACCATGACTCCTGCTATCTTGGCCGATACAACAACGTATATGAGGAGCCAAGAGCTGTGCTTCGTGCCATTCCCGGCGTTCAGCTTGTTGAAATGGAACGCAGCCGGGAGAACGGTATGTGCTGTGGAGCCGGGGGCGGGCTGATGTGGATGGAGGAGAACAGCGGGAAACGGGTCAACGTGGCCAGAACCGAACAGGCGCTTAAGGTAAACCCGAGCTTGATCAGCACGGCATGCCCTTACTGCCTTACGATGTTGGAGGATGGCACGAAACTGAAGGAGGCCGATGATACGGTCAAAACAAAGGATGTCGCGGAAATATTGGCGCTGTCCGTGTTTGGCAGTGATACGGCAGTTACGGGACAGCCGGAAATGATAATTGTTCCTGAGAGAAGCATATAG